The nucleotide sequence CTCCATCCGCTCCCCGACAAAATCCTAGCCACTCCACTCCCCCTCTACCCCCAAGCTCATTTCCGACGAACTCCAAccttctccggcatggcgggcagcggatccaAATCATCCATCGGACAATCTGACCTCATTCCAGTCAGGCTCAAGGAGGAGATGACCTCCCACATCGCGCTTCGCCGCACCCGCAAGGAGAATGTACGACAACGGTCGGACTCGGTCCGTTGGCAATCCATCGCCTCCGCCGAAATGGCGTGTGGATCCGACACGCGGCCACGTCGTCGCTGCGGTGGTGCACTCCGTGTGTCATCTGAACGCCTTGGCGGATGCGCAACCCCTACGTTGGCGCCCCGACAAGGAGGCCATCCCTGGCCCGTCTGCTAAGGGTATGGAGCGGCGTCCCATGTCTTAGTCTACCTCGAGTCCCACGTCCTACTCTACCTCGCTGGCGACCAGAGCAACACTTTAAGGGACGCAGCCGGACGCCGGACATGGTCATGATGGAGCCAGACGAGCTCCGCTTAGATCAACTTTCACGTTGTATGTAATTGTATGGAACTGAGGTTTCGTAATTGAGATATTTGATTGTGGAAATGATTTTTTAAGATGTGACAGTCTGACAGGTTACTATCCGTGGggtttgaggggtcggatttggCGTATaaggttgtagatgctctaagcagTAAAGGAGGGAGTGCGGCGTTTTGAAGCCTGGGCTTGTCTCCTCCTGTCCATGAACATTGATAAACTCAAAAAATCCTGAACTTTTTGGCATCATAGATGCTCTAGTGCGACAAGTATGTGCGAACATTAGAGGAGCTGGGATTTTCTCTCTCTGAAAGCTCCTCAAATGTCCACTCAAATGTCCATTCATCATGAAAGTTTGCACCCAGCTTGCGCACTACATCATCTTCGATGCCAAAACATTTTAGATTTTGTTGAATCATTTTACTATTTTTTTTGAATCGACTGTTCACCAGATGTAGATGAGCCTTGTCGCTAGGGCGACACCTGGGGCGCCCAACCATAGCCGTCGGCAACTTTCGCCAGTAATTTAGTGCTTGAAGATGTCCGATCCAGTGGGGTAGTTGGAGACATCCAACTCCCAGGCCAAACATGAAGTTGATAGATAGTTGTGCAAACTAATTGACCTTCAGGGTGACAGATCGTGGATATCTTCAGCGGAACATAATTATAATAGGAGTCATGATTGTTCATAAAATTTATTGCCTTTGGTCTGATCCTCGTGACCTTAATGTCTTTTCGTTAGCCGTCGCATGTATGAGACATTAAGTAGGACAACTGAGTTCACATTAAGTAGGACGATTGAGTTGTCTCCTCATGGTGCGTCTTGAGAGACAATGTTATGCAAGGGACTGTGCATCATTTGTAGAATGCATATGTCCTATAATGCAGGCACTGACTTAGTGGCGTAGTCGAAAAGCTTAACCACATCCCCGCCAGGGCTGAACGAGACCGTACTTAGATGCCAACGATCTCATCTAAAACATCAAATTTCTCGTGGTTTATTTTCTATGTATTTAGTGTTTATTTTCCATTCGTTCCAGTACCTTGCTTTAATTCTTTCTTTAGTTGTTTTCCTTAGCAACTTACTTAACCGAAGTATTACCAAACTCCAGTTTGGATTTGAACATAACTGCAAAAGCGAGAACGCAGCTGCGGGGATTGTAATACCTTCCTTTTCGCTCCCTGTGAGATCAAAAACCTTACTGCAAAATTGCTACATAGCCCTGTGCACTTGCAATACATCAGAACTCCAGCCCGAGCGTCCGCCAGCGCTTTCGTCTTCTCCCTCGCCTTGATGTGCCACCCATGCCGTTCTGCAAATGCGCGCACGGACGTGTCCAGGTCCGGAGGGACAGAACCTCATGATGGGCTTCCACGGATCCATTGCGGCGGTGGTGGATGGCAAAACAAGCAGGGCCAGCTGCAATCGGGGCGGAGAGGTCAGACTTTTGCACCAGAATATCGAGTGGATTGTCCATATGCGCGGGCTTTGATTCAGTTTTGGGTGAACCCGGGTTGTCAAAGATCGGCATTGCAGATGTCCAGACTTCCCCCGATTTGGGACTCAATGGTGGCATTTCGGATGTCTGGACGAGTCTTAACGAATTTAATGAGCCGCGTTGAATGGATAATAAGGGTGTCAGGATTGCAAGCAGTTTATTGATCTTCCTTGGAGTTGCCCTTAGGGCAACTCTAATATGGATCATCAAATAGCCCCTAAATGTCCGAACTGGTCCAGATGTCTGAAATCCCACAAACTGGGACCAAACTATGGGTGGTATGGGGGTCCCAACGTCCACCACACACACGCATATGACAATGTGAGCCCACTAGAAAACCCTCCCTTTGCTTGGTCTCAAACATCCACTCCGCTCTTCGCGCCGTATTCATGCAGGTTAGAGCGAACATGACCAGACACTGTCCACCGCGTACCACATTGTTGTCGGCTGATCGGCGCCACGACTAAGAAACCAACTCCGGAAGCTAGCCGCATTGAAGTAGCGCCGTTCCGCCTATCTCGGCTATTTAAGTCAGCCGACCGCTAAGGAGAAACCCTACACCCTACCTGGCTGCCTCACGTCTCTTCTCCTATCCTCCGCACACCGCCCAGACCATGGTGCCTCCTCCCACTATCTCCAGGTCCATCGACGCCCACTGCTTCCTCCTCCATGAAGTTAGATCCCATCTTGTCTGACAACGAGAAGCAACAGCAACACCCTTCTCATAGAGGTTGCGCAGACGGGCGAGGAGTTCGCATGACAGCTAGAGCTGTTGCTCAAGCGGTCCCTCTATGGCTGCAGTAGGGCGTCGCCCCCTTGCAACCGTGACATCCAAAATGGACGTCATGTTAAGGAGGAGCTGTCGTCCTCGCCACACAACCGTGACTTCAAATTGGACGCGACGTCAAGAAGGAGCCACCGTCTCCGCCGCGACAAGGAGGTTGTCCAGTCATTATCGCCCCGTCGGCAGTCTAGGAGCCAATGACACTTGATCGCCGTGAGGGAGGAGTCGCCCTCCCCAATGACCGCCAACACTCGCGGCTGGCTCGCCTACCTCGTCGGTGGCGGCAGCTGTTCATCCTCCACAATGATGGCAACCTCCGAGGCAACACATGCGCAACACTGACTGTCGTTCGCACGGTCAGACACCGCGTTGCCCTGGGTCCCAAGTGGCCCCCGCACTCGCGAAGGCCTAGGCCAATGGCCAGTCTAATACCAGCACGAGAGACCTTTGCTTGCCACCGCCGCTGGATCAACGACTAGCTCCTCAAAGTGGGGCTCGCCTAGTCCGAGCGATTGGCTTGGCTCAAAGGCAATGTCAGGCGGCACATGCCGGACTCCGTGTCCGCCCATCGCCGCAAGGTGGAGGTGGTCGAGCATCTGTGCCTGGCGGAGTCAGTCGAGACACTACGTCGTGAGCACGCAACAGCGACCGATCAGGGCTGCTGCGACGCCTGTCGGCCTTCCGTCACCGGAAGAGCACGATGACGATGACGGAGGTGACGGCATACCTACGAGGTCACCCTCCGATAACTTGTGTAGTTTTTTTAGTTTAAATTCCATTGCTCTTTGAAACTTTGTTAATTTTCGTCTCTTGTGTAGTTATATTATTACCCGAATTTAACAAATATCGTCCGGTTTAGCATCAATTTCGTTTCTTTTTTGAAAGATCCGTTTACAATGAAGTGGACATTTAGTGGACTCCGGTTGCGTTTTGGTGATTCTTGTAGAGTTGCCCTTAACTTCGTTCCTTTCGCCGGCCGCACTCCTGCTGCTGCTCCCCGCCGCCGTCACTTGGTCAGGtctccccttttccctctccctctccaggaCCTTCTTCCAGAACCCTCTCCATCTcccacccctctccccttcccgTGGGCAGGACGGCGAGTGGCCGCCGCCGTGCGCGCGcggagcggggcggggcggggctggcTTGCTTCCGGGTCCCTGCCATTTGGTCTCGCAGTCGGATTTGGAATTCCAGTAGATTCGATTTTGGCGGTGGCGCTTTTCGTGCCGCTGGTTGGATGTTGGGACGAACCAACCTGGATTGGGGCCTGGGGAATCTGAGCTGCCGATTGCCTCTGTCCTTTCGAATCTTTTTCAGCAACCTGATGGACAGTGTGGTGTTAGGCTATGCTTGCGATTGCTTTGATTCTGAGTAAGTAGGTTTTCTCAGCTGTTTCTGTGTGGCAGCTCTGAATGGGAGCTCCTCAGCTTGATTCAAGCTCGCCCGCATGCCGCACACGAGCTTGTGCATTGTCCTGTTCTCGTTGCAGTAAATTCTTCCAAAGTAGATAGCTGGAACAATATTTCTGATGAAAATGTACAATCCAACTCGTCAACCAGCATTTTGTTGTCTGTTTTGGTATTATTACTGTAACCGTGAGTCTAACAGAGTTAGGTTCATAGTTTAGGACAGGATACGGAACAGGGGTAGCTTCACATTTCGGATAATTGTGCAGAAATATTGTTAGCTTGTACAAGGAGATAAGATTGACAACAAACTAGCCATATGATGTGATGCTACTATTTTCACAAGGATTTTCTCCCTTTTTCTATTTGAAATGTTGCATTATCATATCTCATCGTAGAAATATGCCACAACTAGACAAACTAAGCATCAAGCCTATACACAATATTTCATTTCCAGTTAGCATGTAGATTATTTAATTTACCATGTTGTACACAAATGGAAACCATATAGGTAAGAACCTAATATTCCAACTACAACTAGCCTTATACATATTGATTGTCATACTCTTGCTGTGGACCTACTCAAAATTGATGTTTGTGGAAGATGGAACAACTGGCTGTGAACTAACAAATTTAGAAAGCATTTCCTCACTTTTATTTATGCAGCTCAATCAGTAGGATAACCATGGTGATTTGTGATTGCCTATGGCTGGGTATGATCTGATACAAAGTTGACATAGCTTTGGTCCCTTAATAACATTCATAGTTTGGTTAATGTGTCTAACGACGATTGGATGGAATGAGGATGAGTGTGTGCAACGTGATTTGTTGTGATTGTATAGGAAGGCCCCCCACCATTGGAAGTTGCCGATCAATGTGGATTTTTTTTTAGCTCCTCTCCGTTTTTCTTGTTTAATACAGTGAAATTTACCACCTCTAGCATTAATGTGAGTCCTCCATTCACATCTCTGTTCTTTACCAAACCTGGTCAAATACAAAGAACCAGATCCTTGCTTGAAGTGGTCTGCTTTCTTGCCTGTTGTCCCCTGGAGAATTTTCCTTGTTTTATTCCCAGAAATCTATTATAGGAAGTAAGCCACCAGCTGGAAGCCTGCATCTCATGATAAACCAAAAGATGATATTGGTTCGAAGTTTACGAGTCATGGTGTTGGATCGAGTCTCCTTAGCCCGGATTATTTGGCGACTAGTTATGACTAATCGCCCAAGTCGCCGCAACTAGTCAGGGGGATTTACAGAGAGGGTGAAAGGATGTTGAGGGTAAAGTTGCTGTTGTGGAGGACCTTGAATGTGATGTCAAGGTAGCGGTAGGTTCCTAGGCAAGGTCCTGGTGGCTGAAGCTGGGGTACGGTAGATTGCGGTTGATAAGGGAAGACATatttggcccatgaaggcccatttgAAAACCCTAGCTTTCTTGATGTATCTAACCGTCCATACTTATCCGAGCCATCTGTACCATCCATCAGGAATAGAAGAGTGGTAACTGCCCAGCAGTGCGTGGCCAGCACCATACATAGCCGCCGCCAGTGCAGATCCCTTCTCTCTTCTCATACCTTCTTCCCTCTTACAACAACTAGCGGCGGGGTAGATCGATAGCCGGCGGTGGCACGGTGGTCGATTCCTCATGGAAGACCTCGACAACTGCCCAAACCAGCACGCAAGCGTCTAGTGGGGGGTGAGTTGCACAACTTGCTCTGCTAGTTGAGTCACTTTTGCAAGGCTTCGTCGCTGGTCCGGCAAGGCGATTAGCCCGTGTCTATCAGTGATTAGTCGGCAACTCAAAAACCTTGCATTGATTTCATACCACACTGTTGTTCTCATGTCTAGATTTATTAGAGGCCCACAAATACGAGGGCCATTTGAGGCGGTCCTAGTCTTTGGCGTGTTACAAGTTTTAGTCACGCCTTGTTTTTTTGTTCAGTATTGATATATTGTTTCTTTCATTCAGTACTTTCTTTGTCTaatattttttgtaattttataGAACCTTATGTTTCCTTTTAGATATAAGTTAGTAACTTGCTTGTAGGTGTAAGCATGGAAATGATCATGCTTTATCCTTGGTATCAATCTTCCTTCTTTAGTGCTTGGCAATTTAGGTCTCAGAATGCTAGTTGTATGTTCTAAAATACCAAGCTGGTCCTGGAAGTTGCACACAACCTCATTTGTTTTCTATATTGGTTATCATGTTTTTCCTACTCTCCTTATTGTGTCATCTTGTTCACAGTATTTTCTCCAGTCGCCTGCTGCTTCTTCCTCCAGTACAAGTAGTAGCTGTAGCAGCAGTCATTTCTTCACAGGAAAAAAGCCCAGCAAGCGGTGATTAGTCTGGACAGTATAGCTTCCAACTCCCCACATCTCAGAGCAGGTTTGCCATGTCTTCCCCCATCGCTTGtgtcggtgagccattgagatccGCCTCTGCCATCGTCGCCACCTCGGCGAGAGGATATCATACCCTCAAGATCGACGGTTACCGGTGCACCAAGGCGACCCCCGCGGGTGAGTTCCTCCAATCCAGTCAGTTCTTCGTCGGCGGCCATTGCTGGCGCATCTACTATTACCCCAATGGCAAGGACTCCGAAACAGTGGATTATATTTCCTTTTACCTCAAACTCGATGAAATTGTAACCGAGGATGTGAAGACAATGTTCACTATTAATTTCGCCAAGGTGCTTGGGAAGCGACTGTCATGGCCGTCGGCATCCACAACTGGATATGTTTTTGGTGGTAAGCAAATGTGGGGATATCCAAACTTCATCAAGAGGGAGAATTTGGAGAAGTCGGAGCATCTCAAGGATGATTCTTTCACAATCAGGTGTGACGTTGTCGTCGTCCATGACATCTGCACCAAACAGACCAGCACTCCAAAGTTTGTCTTTGTGCCCCCACCGGAGCTGAATCAGCACCTCGGTGATCTCCTCAAGACCGAGAAGGGCGCTGACGTTGTGTTTGAGGTAGGCGGTGAGATGATTCCTGCACACCGGTGTGTGCTCGCGTCGCGATCTCCAGTCTTCAGCGCGGAGCTCTTTGGTGTGATGAAGGAGGGCGACACAGCCAGTGTCATACACATAGATGACTTGGAGGCACAGGTGTTCAAGGAGTTGCTCTACGTTGCCTACACTGACTCATTGCGAGaggcaaaagaagaagaggaagatatcATGTGCCAGCATCTGCTCATTGCGGCGGACAGGTATAACATGGAGAGGCTAAAGCTGATTTGTGAGGAAAAATTATGCAAGTACATTGATGCAGGCTCTGTTCCGACCATTCTAGCACTTGCTAAGCAGTACCACTGCAATGGGTTGAAGAAGGCATGCTTTGATTTTCTCAGCTGCCCGGCACATCGGAGGGCAGTCGTGGCCACTGACGGCTTCAAGAATTTGTGCAAGAGCTTCCATTCTCTTGTGATGGAGCTGATTGCCATGCCCTCGCCACCTTAGCCGAGTGTTGCCCCGTATTTTAGCAATGGTAGTTCATGGTTTCTAGATGGTTGATATCAACTAGATCTCTTGTTTACCAATGTGTACTG is from Triticum aestivum cultivar Chinese Spring chromosome 1B, IWGSC CS RefSeq v2.1, whole genome shotgun sequence and encodes:
- the LOC123137264 gene encoding BTB/POZ and MATH domain-containing protein 1, with protein sequence MSSPIACVGEPLRSASAIVATSARGYHTLKIDGYRCTKATPAGEFLQSSQFFVGGHCWRIYYYPNGKDSETVDYISFYLKLDEIVTEDVKTMFTINFAKVLGKRLSWPSASTTGYVFGGKQMWGYPNFIKRENLEKSEHLKDDSFTIRCDVVVVHDICTKQTSTPKFVFVPPPELNQHLGDLLKTEKGADVVFEVGGEMIPAHRCVLASRSPVFSAELFGVMKEGDTASVIHIDDLEAQVFKELLYVAYTDSLREAKEEEEDIMCQHLLIAADRYNMERLKLICEEKLCKYIDAGSVPTILALAKQYHCNGLKKACFDFLSCPAHRRAVVATDGFKNLCKSFHSLVMELIAMPSPP